From one Acidobacteriota bacterium genomic stretch:
- a CDS encoding PqqD family protein, with the protein MNNSQIPMARKNGLVIQEAGDEVLVYDLERNEAHCLNRTAAFVWRSCDGKNDVRAIAALLGKEFSQKVDEDLVWLAIDQLSSERLLEAQFKLESNGISRRAVIRKIGLAAAVALPVVAMLSFPGSALAVTCAASFCGSNNPSSGCSGQYCCKVSPGVYNCQVAPCGTPC; encoded by the coding sequence ATGAACAATTCACAGATCCCGATGGCCCGTAAGAATGGACTGGTCATTCAGGAAGCCGGGGACGAGGTTCTCGTATATGATCTCGAACGGAACGAGGCGCACTGCCTGAACCGGACGGCAGCGTTCGTCTGGCGTTCCTGCGACGGTAAGAATGATGTTCGGGCGATCGCTGCATTGCTTGGCAAGGAATTTTCACAGAAAGTCGACGAGGATCTGGTTTGGCTCGCGATTGACCAGCTTTCCAGTGAGCGTCTTCTCGAAGCGCAGTTCAAATTGGAAAGCAACGGAATCTCGCGCCGCGCCGTGATCAGAAAGATCGGATTGGCGGCTGCGGTTGCGCTGCCGGTGGTGGCGATGCTCAGCTTTCCGGGAAGCGCGCTGGCAGTGACCTGCGCCGCTTCGTTTTGCGGATCGAACAACCCTTCAAGCGGTTGCAGCGGTCAATACTGCTGCAAGGTTTCTCCCGGCGTTTATAATTGTCAGGTGGCGCCTTGCGGTACGCCTTGTTAG